The Gadus macrocephalus chromosome 9, ASM3116895v1 genomic interval GGGAAGGGAAAGGTTCACAATAAAGACTAAATGGCACTCACGTAGCAGGAGAGAACAGAAGCTCAACCGTGTTACCATAGGGCTTCACTGATCACCACGGCTATGAAGATAATGTAATGGCTATGAATGTTGTCACTGATACATagccaaaaacacaaaaaaaaagaaaagacgtCTGAGGATTTCCCAAAAGTTCCCAAATACATGTGCTTGTTGTTCTGGACTACGGTCCTCAGTTGCTCCAAACCTCTAAAACCTTTAACAACAATATGGTATCATTTTAATCAGCCATATAAACATGAGTTGTTGTAGTATGCGTTATAACCTTGAGTATTTTTTCTGCAGTACCGTGAAAGCTACATTATTACTCTAGCTTGCTCAGGCCTGGGTGGATGTGGGACTTATTGTGAAGGACACAAGGCACTAATGTTCTGCAGGTTACTCGGGGttgagtgtgtatgcatggcGGGGCCAGGTCGTAGTCAGTACATAACGGCTCTATGATGAAAGCGTTACATGGAACCACTTACCTCAcgttaattatatatattcatatatttatgtacacaatatagtagaAAAGGGCCGGTCAAAGATAAGAGCTTAATAAAACGCAGGGTACCTCCCAGGTTATGTAGGATACCAATAATGACAACCCTGCAATTGCACTTTTATATTCCTTTAACTACATGTTGTTTAACAAcctttaataataattacagtGAAACATCAAAATCTGATGGCTGAATACAGGTCCATAAAGAACACCTTGTTCGTCTCATTAAAtatacatgtaaaaaaaacgGACACCAGCGTGACAGAGTGTGAGATTAAGAGTGACAACCCTAGAGTATTGTCATTTGGGGGGAGATGGCGAGATTAACATCCATGTTCTGATACGAGGGATCAAGAGTATCCCGGTGAAACCGTCTCCTTGGAGATCTGCTCGCCAACGCACCTGCAGCCACTTGAGTCATCACTACCCCGCTAACGTCACTCAAAGCCAGACTCCGGGAGAGGAACCCAAAGGACGCTCCACCATGAGCATGAATGGTGCGACTCTAATGCATATGGATGGACGCACAGAGTGACAAACCTAAGCACAGAAGACACCCGACTTTCTCACAAAGACAAACATCCTAAACAAGGGAGTTCAAACCCAGTGAAGAAACATTTATGTACAAGGTCTTTCCTTAGGCTAAGGCCTGGTGCTCTCAAGTGACACCCTCTTCTGGTGGCACTTATCAAAGTCATCGCTCTCCCTCATCGCCTTCTCTTCATCCACCACCTGACATTTTCTCCTTTTATACCAGAGACATTCCTCCGCTGACCATTACTTAACTGAGTCATCCCGACCACTTGCTTCTACATTCATCCTCTCCAGCTGGTTCTCCTAGAGAGCCCAAACCCGCCTTTCAGAAGCGCCCTCAAACCAGTACATTTCCAGTCAAGTCCGGGACATTACATGTTACAGGTGTCCCACTCTCTGGAGTCCCCCTAGTTAAGCTTGGGGCTTTGATGTATACCGGACTCCCtatacccccccacccactgctGCCTGTTTTGACATGAATAGATCGGCTTGAATCAGGACCACTCAATTTACATCTTTGGCTGCTGTTGGTTATGCCCGAGTCCAGTCCAAGTCTGAATTCATTAAAATGCAGATTCCTCTTTTTCCACAGCCAATGaaatgtgcgtttgtgtgcgtgtttgtgtttgtgtgtgtgtgtgtgcgagactGCTGTATTGTATGTGAATATTGCACTCccctccaactgccagaaagaAATCCCTCTGGCTGGCAGGCCACCACCAATactaaagaaagaataaaatttaaataaaaaacaattcaTATCTCAACCAGCTAACCAACACCCACACGGTGGTTCTTATCTTACGGCCGCTGGACTGGCTGTCCTGCCCCAGATCTCAGTCAGATTGGGGCTGAGGCAGGGCTATGTGGGCCTCAGATTGGAGGCTCCGGCGGGGTTGACGGGTTTCTGTGGTGCGGCTGCGGGTCCCATGGTGTAGCCTTGCTGCAGGGACGGCGGTGCGGCGGCAGGGGGCTGGTACTGAGCCAGCGCTGGGCTGGGGTTCAGCATGCTGCCCTGGCAGGGGGCCGTGGGGCCCGCCCACTGAGCGCCACTGTACGGGGCCGAGGGGTAGCCGAAGCCCTGGGCCGCGGGGCCCAGGGAGCCCTTGCGTGGCCCAGAGGGAATGGCCGGATTAATGTGcgtggaggagggggcagggAGCGTGGGGCAGAGGTGACCCGGAGCTGAGAACTTGCGGCCCATGTTGGCCGGCGGCAGCATTATCTGCGATGAGAGCAATGACAGAGATTACATTTGAGGGATTATTACGTCACAGCGGTGGATTATATGAGCAGTGGAACGTGAGCGGTTCTGGAGGTGGGAGGCGGGACTGGGGGCTTACGTCGAGGCCCGTGGTCCCGGGCTTTGGGCCCCTCTTGCACTGAGAGAGGATGATGGCGTCTCTGGCCCAGTTGTCCACCAGCTGGTGCAGGTCGTCTGTGAAGGTGCCCTTGGACTTCTGGGCCGTTGGGGCGAGGCCAGGTCCAGCAGACGGGTGGTGGGAGTGACAGGACTTCGGGTGGTGGTTTGATCCGCTGTCGGAACTGGTCCCACTCGCTCCTGAGGACAGACACAAGACCGGTGAAGGGGCTGAGCCGACACAATGAATTCCTCTTATGACCCACAGGTACATGGAGGAGTGTCAGTGGTAAGGAGCAGCCAGGGTTGAGCGACAGGGCGATGGGTACCTGTGGAATGGGGGCTTAGGCTCGGCATGGACGGGGAGTACTTGAGCTGGTGCGGCGGCCCTTTGCCAGGCCTCTCAGAACCCCCCGAGGCAGGAGGGTACGGGGGCTTCTGGGGACTGTGGGCGGATGCTGGAGCTCCTGGAGACAAACGGGAATGGGATCATGATATAGAATGGAGCTGCATGAGAAACCATGGGGCAGGCTTTAACAAGGTGGGATCAGAACTAACGCTCTTCGATGGCTGGCACGCCTTTCTAAAACATCAAACCAGCGTGATTCTGTCGTCTAGGGGAAAAATGAGGCCAATGAGGATTTTAAACCATTGCTCCAGTTGGACTGAATAAGGAGTATGAATGGGAGAAAGGTGAATGTGTACCGTTATTTAAAGAGCCATTGAACACACTGTTTCAGCTTGAATTCAAGCAGGTTTAAAAGTTCTTGGCTGAGTTCTGGGAAGGAGGAgggcgtgttatccccatgaTTATGACCCACAGCATATTTGTGAGACTTTTTTTAGTACATTGTTTGGAATGAATGTTATGAGAGCTGTTGGATATGAAATGCGCCACAAACCATAGCGATATACTGTAGGTGTCCGGGAATCCTATCCCTCATTCGGACGCAGACATTAAATAGATTGCTGCTGTGACGGATCAAGCTATAGGTGTCCGGGAAGCTGGACACCTATAGCTTGATAACCACAGGCCAGTTCTACACTGGCTATGAAGGGCTTGATCACCACAGGCCCAGTTCTACACTGGCTATGAAGGGCTTGATCGACACAGGCCCAGTTCTACACTGGCTATGAAGGGCTTGATCACCACGGGCCCAGTTCTACACTGGCTATGAAGGGCTTGATCACCACAGGCCCAGTTCTACACTGGCTATGAAGGGCTTGATCGACACGGGCCCAGTTCTACACTGGCTATGAAGGGCTTGATCACCACAGGCCCAGTTCTACACTGGCTATGAAGGGCTTGATCACCACAGGCCCAGTTCTACACTGGCTATGAAGGGCTTGATCGACACGGGCCCAGTTCTACACTGGCTTTGAAGGGCCTGGTCACTACGGGCCCAGTTCTACACTGGCTACAAAGGAGCGTCCGAGGCCAGTCCTTATAGATTGAACACTGGTGTTGCCACCAGTACAGATTAGTCACAGGACCCAGCAGCCCTACCTGCGTGCACAGGGCTGGGCTGCCCGCTGTTACGAGCAGACTTGTGACCTTTGCTCTTGGGCCTGCGTCGGCCTCCAGCGATGGCCACGGCGGGGGACAGGGAGGCCGAGGGGAGGGGCTTCCCCAAGCGGGTGAACAGGGCGTCGATCTCCTCCTTCTGGCGAGAATTTAACACCTGGATCTCAAGCATGTGTCTGACACAGGAGAAGGGAGTGGGGTTAGAATCTCTTTTTGGAGTATGTTTGAATGCAGTATTACAGAGCGCTCAGAGTTGTGAGGAGTGACTCACTTCTCTCTGAGCCGGTTGACCTCCTTCTTGAAGCCCTCGTCCTCTGGGTCTTCGTGGTCCTCGTCGTCACTGCTGACGTAGTGCGTACACGAGTTCCCGGGGTAGGGGGTCTCTGACGAGGGGCCGTTCTGCACGCCGGGCCCACATGAGGGCTGGGGGCCGTCCGTGGAGGCTGGGGTCACTGGGGTCGCAACAAAAATACATTACAGACATTGTGTCAACTAGGGCGAAGACCTTCTGGTCAATTGGTTGCTTTTGGACGACcagatttgtttttaaatgcaTGCAATTTTGTACAAACACATTAAATTACACATGCACGGGACGTGTGTTACGTATGGACGTACATTTGACATTTGGCCTTAAAACGTTCCCTTTACACCAAGTGTAAATCAACACTTAACACTTTTGTACGACCAGATTCTCATAGGtcaatttacattacatttaggcTCTGCCGTCACCGTATCGGATTGGAGCGAGATGGGCTCTGAAACCCAGACTTCTTCCACATAGCACTTAAGTGACATCCAGGCTAACAAGTCACCGTGCACACAAGAGTGCACGTGGGTTTTGTTAATCGAATAGTGACGTGCAGACCCCCCAAACCATCAGCTTAGATTCTACGTTCTCTTCTAGGGATGCGCCTTGGTACATTACCCTTCTTTCCCCTGATGTTAAACCCACCCACCTGTGACCGAGAAGCGGCCCACTTTGGAGCTGGCAGCGGGGGGCTGCACAAGGGTGCTGGACACCTGGAAGCGGcccacggtggtggtggtggttgaggtggaggagaggcggGACGGGTCTGCAGCCCGACAGGAGCCCCGGTCCGTACAGTCCCCTCTCTGGACGCCCCGGGACAGGGGAGAGGAGCCGTGCACCGTGTTCTCTGGACtggacagggaggaagaggaggaggacgagcagGAGGTAGAGGATGGAGTCACCGAGGAAGAGGAGACCGTGATGGAAGCTTCTGGAACGTCGCTGAGCTGGAGGACAACACGAGATGAGCGATTTTTTGGAACGCAGTTTAAAAGGAACGAAATATACTAAAATAGTATGTTATTACATAGCCAGTATTACTAGAATGTTGTCACAGGGCTACAGACTTTAACTCTCCCCAACCATTTCTACTGGAACACAAGTGTAGTGTTGCGATGACAAGAGTTTCCATACCTGGCCAGGTCCCACTGTTAACTCGCACTGGGGGCCCGGAGCCGGGTTTCCTTCTGGAAACATCTCAGGGCTCAGAGCCCTCCTCAACTGGGCCTCCAGGTTAACCAGGGGCAGCTGGGACTGGGAAACACCAAGGCACAGTCAGTTCAACAGCCACACTACCTTATGATACTGCAGGGATACTTAtatacatgtttttatttaagaCGCAATAGGGGCCCAACCTGTGCCGGCCCGGGGAACGGAGGTACAAACTCAGAGGGAGGAGTAACAGTTTGATCGAATCCCATAGGAAGGGTCTAATAAAAGAACGAACAAAAAGCACGTATTAGGGTGAATGCAAAGCATGAACAGAAGAtttctctgaataaaccacTGAGCTCACCTGTGCTCTGGGCTTGGTGGGAGGGGTGTGGGCATGCTGGCCCTGtcctggggtggaggtggggcccAGGGCAGCCTGGGATCCAGAGCTCAGGGGCAGGTTGGAGGGGGGCACCAGGGCAGCCCCGGGcggaggtgacgtggtgccggtgggaggagaggaagtgCCCGTACTGAATGCGGCGTCCACCGAGGAGCTGGCGGCCGAGCTCGGGTCTTTGAAGAGAGAGCGCAGTTTCTTATCCAGGGCTTGAATGTCATCCACCCCAGGGGCCTTGGCATCGGCCCCTTCCAGCTCTGCAGGTTGGGGCTGGCCCTGGCCGGGCAGCGTGCCAGACTGGAGGGTCTGAGAGGGGGGAATGGATGCAGGAGCAATAGtagcaggctgctgctgctccgacACCGCCTCGACAGTGCCGAGGGTACTGCCAGCCGCAGAGGGTGCAGAGGCAGCTGTGCTGCCCAGCTGGGAGACGGGCCcttgggggggggaggcttgCTGGGGCTGGGGCGGGGTGGACTGGTAACCAGATGGGGGAGAAGTcgtggaggaagggggagggatggtGACAGCGGGAGcgggctgggaggggggcggtGGTTGGGAGGGCTGGGCAGACGCAGATGGAGGGGCATGAATGGCGGATGCAGCAGGGGAACGGGTTTGAACTGGGACCGGGTTGGGAGAAGCCCTTCCAGTTGAGGCGGGAGGAGAGGCAGTGGTCTCAGCAGGCAGGGAGCTGCTGGGGGCCGGAGCCTCCAGGGGCgcggggttggtggtggaggggggctcAGTGTGGTGGCTGGAGGACCCTGAGCTGGGGTCTGGCTCGGCAGCAGGACGGTGGTGGCGGTGTGGCCCCCCGTGGGCCAGCCTCAGCTCACTGAAGGCCTGCTGAAGGCTGCCAGACGGCGCAGACAGAGACAGGCCGATACTCCCAGGAGCAGCTGGCAGGAGAGCAACAGCAGAAATCATGTATTAGTGATTTTATTTTAGAGCAATGTGGAGCTGTAAAAGGACCTCACTAAAGAGACAGTGAAGTAGCAACTAACGCAACTCAAGTGTGTCAACGTTAACCTATAGAAAGTAGTCCCACTGATCAAGTCAAGTGTGTCAACGTTAACCTATAGAAAGTAGTCCCACTGATCAGGGTTACCTTGATCCCGCTTCTCTCCGAAGGAGGAGGCAAGTCCAGAATGGGGTCCAAAGAACTGCTCTCTGAGACGGGACTCTGGCACAGGGCTGACGATGAACTTGCGACCCGCGGAGTGGACCACCTGGGACGCCGTGCTGGGGGATATTCCTGAGGACAGGGTGGAACACAAGGTGTTAAAGCTGAGCACGAGGGGAGGCACGTGGGCTAAACCAGGGTGGAGGAGACTGCTGGGTGTCTAGATCAGTACTTCTGCTTATAggttaattaattattattactacaaGTAATTTGTCCCATGTATTTTTTGTACATTAGGTtttatgtaacacacacacaaaatgtctgTCCTTCATTAGTTCTCTCCTTATGCCTAAGGTAAATATATCCCAAGTTCTGTATGTTACAAATTGTGACCTTTTTATCGTAACCCAagaggggagtgtgtgtctacctgaAACCAGTGGCGTGGACTGAGGCTGCTGCTGTAGATCATTAATCTGTGGGAAGGAGGAAGTGTGGATGAAGACCAGCATGGAGAAACATCTACAGTGCTGCTATGACGGTTTTAACGTTGGAACAGAAATGCGATGTTAAGGAACGTACCTGGTTGAAGCAGTCCTTTATGCCCTCTCCCTTCTCGTCTGCCATCTCTATGACCTCCCGGATCTGCTCGATGAAGGACTCCAGCTCGCTCTCAAGGATGAATTCACTCTGGACCTAATGACAGCTCTGTATTAGGGACGCCTTGATACAGCGGCCATAGTTCCACCAAAAATATAAATTGCAATAATGATATTGATATGTCCGATATTGGGTCAATTGAAAATGAATATTTTCAAACAATTTGCTCGCCTTTTAAAacttaaatatattttaacaaTCCTCATCTTTGCCCCATGATGTCCCTCAGGCGTATATGTCTAGTAGTTGCCTAAGAATACTGATAGAAACCTATATCTGCATCCATCGTTTTTTATGATTCAGTAAGGGAGCACAAACCACAGAACACAACACCAAAATGAAGCCAATGTAACAGCTTTGTAGCACAGAGAAGATCCAAGACACGTACAACGAGTACCACCAAAGAACACTCCAAAAGGCCCTCACTGTACTGCTCTAGAGCTGTGAAGGAGACGTACCATGATGGAGGCAATCTCCTCCGGGTTGTCACCATCCAGGTCGAATTTGAAAGTCACCATCTTCCTATTGTGAGTCTCCAGCTGGCACTCTGCCACTCTGTCTCCCATGTTGGATATCTACAAGCAGAAACCATCGAGCACGGGTTAGGAGCACGACTGACGTCGAGGAAGGGAAGCCGTCTGGCTCCGCAGAGCAGTGCGCGGGAGAGAAGAGGCCACGTACGTTGAGCACGTTGAGCTTGGCCTTGCCGAACTTCTCGTGGCGCGAGCGGCTCCGCACCGACCGCCGCTGGTGGCGCTTGAGGGAGCGCCCCTCGTGGCGGCCACCGGACGGAGGGCCGCCTTCGTTCCCGTCGCTGAGGCCGGACGCTGCGTCCGACAGGCAGCTGAAACACAAGCCCGGGGTACACCGTGAGCTATCCGCCGAGCCACGTCATGGTGCTCTGGGGTCTTTGATTCTGATGGTAGGCTCATGCCAACCTTTCCACTGGGGGTGGCACCAGCGCAGGCCCCGTTGTCTGATCCACTGGTGCGGTTTGGTAAATAACACTGGTAGGGGCCTGAAAAACAGAGAACACGCCAACTTACAACCAGGGTAGGCCATGGAGCGAGCCACATAACACACAGGGAAGTTGTTGGGGTGTTCAGACATTCAGAGGTGGTTAAAAAATGGAAGATACTGAAACGGTAACACTCAGTTATTACAAAGCTATGCGAGGATGTCGTGGCTGTTGattacagacacactcacagacacagacacacacaaagacacacacctgcagctGAGGAAGGCATGTGGCCTGATAGAGGAAGTACAGATGCTCAGCGTTGATTGGAGGAGACAGGAGCGGACTTGGCTCATTGGCCCAACACTTAACAGTTATGGCAGAAGGAGCAGCATGCGAGTAGAGAGGAACGATAAGAGAGGAAAGCCATGCATGGTAGAAATGAGTGCACATTACAGATCACGTGCACAGGTCACCGTGTTCACAATGGAGATATGCGTGAAAGTGAGAAAGGCTCCAGGGTTGGGGGTACCTGTTGGCCTGCCTGTGGCGGAGTGGAGCTATGTGGGGCAGGACTGGCCTCAGGCTGGGCTGGCTGGACGGGTTGGGAGGGGGCAAGCGACACAGACTGCTGGCCGGACATCTGCAAAGACAAGAGGGAGCGGCAGAGAAAAGGGAAGAAAAACCCCATGAATATTCAAGCTACTTTAACAAAGGGGACATGGTTTGAATTCCAACTACCCCCATCGTTTGTTCAGGCATAGTCTGTACATATTTTCCATGGTGTCTCACAAAAGCCCTAAAATGTACCATGTGACAGAATTTAAAAGTTGAATAATTCACCTTCAAGGAGGCACTGTGCAAGATCAGTAGCCTCAAAGACtaatgctgtgttccaatatccatactatatccgtacttactagccttagtttgagtacgtagggcgttccaattcagatcgggcgaaaataagagtactgaaaggacccggatggtgtactcaaaactgTCATATCTcgaagtgtggatcgatgtacacttttccagggtatctgcaggtttcagcaagtcgaatttaagactttttaagaccttttcaATGCCACCTTGAGTGAAATGTAAGACCTAAAACACGTGATGGTCGGGGTTGGCAACAGACGCGAGGCAActtcggaaacggacgtcttccagccaactgtccttgaatttgcacctacccattgtcgcagactatctagcaagcacgcagataatcgtttatatatgcaggtagtaagaaagaagcctctctacgtccttcctgaaaagtcccacgagaaaaaataaataaaaagcagtcctgccccgacaaatttaagaccttgcgttacagtatttaagaccagcatatgacatttgtaacgaatttaagactttttaaggccttaaatttagaaacatgaatttaagactttttaagactttttaaggatgcgcggGCACCCtgttttcgtactcaacggcagccatcttagctacgtagcggaagagggcggagccaggctgacccaaagtcggcgcattttccacatattaatagacattttgtagtttttagttgtttttttatagctgctaggcgtaaagagttcaccgttcaaagcgggatgtttattgcaggggaggagccgcggcggcagtcgtgatcgtaatttccggttagtgcaccacggagtattcgatttggaacaccactgacatctgaaaattagcgcacttagtgagtgcggatagtgtactacgtttaagactcatggaagtatggatattggaaca includes:
- the LOC132465055 gene encoding serine/threonine-protein kinase WNK1-like isoform X4, translating into MSEKSGNNMVKFLAPPQKMGTGSGSDSMVADRLTTEVRRRHHTMERERCNQEHRFLRRSVISDSNATALDLPLPTKVPQWHLASSAHALQVDVVLAVSEDSAKHEGRGEKAKVNELAAEKTVALVQDLCDGGVLVTAHCIPTINTEPPSRCEVEDRPELKSAREEEEPGAEEEVKESAKARAEAVLREAEYKKVQDDIEEAETKAVGTSPDGRFLKFDIEIGRGSFKTVYKGLDTETTVEVAWCELQDRKLSKSERQRFKEEAGMLKGLQHPNIVRFYDSWEGPSKGRKCIALVTELMTSGTLKTYLKRFKVMKIKVLRSWCRQILKGLHFLHTRTPPIIHRDLKCDNIFITGPTGSVKIGDLGLATLKRASFAKSVIGTPEFMAPEMYEEKYDESVDVYAFGMCMLEMATSEYPYSECQNAAQIYRRVTSGVKPASFDKVAIPEVKEIIEGCIRQNKDERYSIKDLLNHAFFQEETGVRVELAEEDDGEMEAIKLWLRIEDVKKLKGKYKDNEAIEFSFDLSKDVPEDVAQEMVESGYVCEGDHKTMAKAIKDRVALISRKREQRLQVRQEQEKRRLSEEQQLQGSIQQQQQQQQQQQQQQQQQQQQQQQQQQQQQQQQQQQQQQQQQQQQQQHLSQPADTPQPSTQSIPQPASYIPPPQPGQQPLQQNTNYANPQQAQLPGPVQVAPYVPQSTGQGQVAPYVPQSTGQGQVAPYVPQSTGQGQVAPYVPQSTGQGQVAPYVPQSTGQGQVAPYVPQSTGQGQVAPYVPQSTGQGQVAPPGQSASEEPEADQNQQRPMPGVGVNQMGDRPRATSVQQDTQPMMSYSSLPNQQQTPLLYPQTDQLNQQVQTQVQGGQIVAVLPGLPGALSSVMATPPQQGGYYPPALPPQMSGQQSVSLAPSQPVQPAQPEASPAPHSSTPPQAGQQCWANEPSPLLSPPINAEHLYFLYQATCLPQLQAPTSVIYQTAPVDQTTGPALVPPPVESCLSDAASGLSDGNEGGPPSGGRHEGRSLKRHQRRSVRSRSRHEKFGKAKLNVLNISNMGDRVAECQLETHNRKMVTFKFDLDGDNPEEIASIMVQSEFILESELESFIEQIREVIEMADEKGEGIKDCFNQINDLQQQPQSTPLVSGISPSTASQVVHSAGRKFIVSPVPESRLREQFFGPHSGLASSFGEKRDQAAPGSIGLSLSAPSGSLQQAFSELRLAHGGPHRHHRPAAEPDPSSGSSSHHTEPPSTTNPAPLEAPAPSSSLPAETTASPPASTGRASPNPVPVQTRSPAASAIHAPPSASAQPSQPPPPSQPAPAVTIPPPSSTTSPPSGYQSTPPQPQQASPPQGPVSQLGSTAASAPSAAGSTLGTVEAVSEQQQPATIAPASIPPSQTLQSGTLPGQGQPQPAELEGADAKAPGVDDIQALDKKLRSLFKDPSSAASSSVDAAFSTGTSSPPTGTTSPPPGAALVPPSNLPLSSGSQAALGPTSTPGQGQHAHTPPTKPRAQTLPMGFDQTVTPPSEFVPPFPGPAQSQLPLVNLEAQLRRALSPEMFPEGNPAPGPQCELTVGPGQLSDVPEASITVSSSSVTPSSTSCSSSSSSSLSSPENTVHGSSPLSRGVQRGDCTDRGSCRAADPSRLSSTSTTTTTVGRFQVSSTLVQPPAASSKVGRFSVTVTPASTDGPQPSCGPGVQNGPSSETPYPGNSCTHYVSSDDEDHEDPEDEGFKKEVNRLREKHMLEIQVLNSRQKEEIDALFTRLGKPLPSASLSPAVAIAGGRRRPKSKGHKSARNSGQPSPVHAGAPASAHSPQKPPYPPASGGSERPGKGPPHQLKYSPSMPSLSPHSTGASGTSSDSGSNHHPKSCHSHHPSAGPGLAPTAQKSKGTFTDDLHQLVDNWARDAIILSQCKRGPKPGTTGLDIMLPPANMGRKFSAPGHLCPTLPAPSSTHINPAIPSGPRKGSLGPAAQGFGYPSAPYSGAQWAGPTAPCQGSMLNPSPALAQYQPPAAAPPSLQQGYTMGPAAAPQKPVNPAGASNLRPT
- the LOC132465055 gene encoding serine/threonine-protein kinase WNK1-like isoform X7; the encoded protein is MSEKSGNNMVKFLAPPQKMGTGSGSDSMVADRLTTEVRRRHHTMERERCNQEHRFLRRSVISDSNATALDLPLPTKVPQWHLASSAHALQVDVVLAVSEDSAKHEGRGEKAKVNELAAEKTVALVQDLCDGGVLVTAHCIPTINTEPPSRCEVEDRPELKSAREEEEPGAEEEVKESAKARAEAVLREAEYKKVQDDIEEAETKAVGTSPDGRFLKFDIEIGRGSFKTVYKGLDTETTVEVAWCELQDRKLSKSERQRFKEEAGMLKGLQHPNIVRFYDSWEGPSKGRKCIALVTELMTSGTLKTYLKRFKVMKIKVLRSWCRQILKGLHFLHTRTPPIIHRDLKCDNIFITGPTGSVKIGDLGLATLKRASFAKSVIGTPEFMAPEMYEEKYDESVDVYAFGMCMLEMATSEYPYSECQNAAQIYRRVTSGVKPASFDKVAIPEVKEIIEGCIRQNKDERYSIKDLLNHAFFQEETGVRVELAEEDDGEMEAIKLWLRIEDVKKLKGKYKDNEAIEFSFDLSKDVPEDVAQEMVESGYVCEGDHKTMAKAIKDRVALISRKREQRLQVRQEQEKRRLSEEQQLQGSIQQQQQQQQQQQQQQQQQQQQQQQQQQQQQQQQQQQQQQQQQQQQQQHLSQPADTPQPSTQSIPQPASYIPPPQPGQQPLQQNTNYANPQQAQLPGPVQVAPYVPQSTGQGQVAPYVPQSTGQGQVAPYVPQSTGQGQVAPYVPQSTGQGQVAPYVPQSTGQGQVAPYVPQSTGQGQVAPYVPQSTGQGQVAPPGQSASEEPEADQNQQRPMPGVGVNQMGDRPRATSVQQDTQPMMSYSSLPNQQQTPLLYPQTDQLNQQQVQTQVQGGQIVAVLPGLPGALSSVMATPPQMSGQQSVSLAPSQPVQPAQPEASPAPHSSTPPQAGQQCWANEPSPLLSPPINAEHLYFLYQATCLPQLQAPTSVIYQTAPVDQTTGPALVPPPVESCLSDAASGLSDGNEGGPPSGGRHEGRSLKRHQRRSVRSRSRHEKFGKAKLNVLNISNMGDRVAECQLETHNRKMVTFKFDLDGDNPEEIASIMVQSEFILESELESFIEQIREVIEMADEKGEGIKDCFNQINDLQQQPQSTPLVSGISPSTASQVVHSAGRKFIVSPVPESRLREQFFGPHSGLASSFGEKRDQAAPGSIGLSLSAPSGSLQQAFSELRLAHGGPHRHHRPAAEPDPSSGSSSHHTEPPSTTNPAPLEAPAPSSSLPAETTASPPASTGRASPNPVPVQTRSPAASAIHAPPSASAQPSQPPPPSQPAPAVTIPPPSSTTSPPSGYQSTPPQPQQASPPQGPVSQLGSTAASAPSAAGSTLGTVEAVSEQQQPATIAPASIPPSQTLQSGTLPGQGQPQPAELEGADAKAPGVDDIQALDKKLRSLFKDPSSAASSSVDAAFSTGTSSPPTGTTSPPPGAALVPPSNLPLSSGSQAALGPTSTPGQGQHAHTPPTKPRAQTLPMGFDQTVTPPSEFVPPFPGPAQSQLPLVNLEAQLRRALSPEMFPEGNPAPGPQCELTVGPGQLSDVPEASITVSSSSVTPSSTSCSSSSSSSLSSPENTVHGSSPLSRGVQRGDCTDRGSCRAADPSRLSSTSTTTTTVGRFQVSSTLVQPPAASSKVGRFSVTVTPASTDGPQPSCGPGVQNGPSSETPYPGNSCTHYVSSDDEDHEDPEDEGFKKEVNRLREKHMLEIQVLNSRQKEEIDALFTRLGKPLPSASLSPAVAIAGGRRRPKSKGHKSARNSGQPSPVHAGAPASAHSPQKPPYPPASGGSERPGKGPPHQLKYSPSMPSLSPHSTGASGTSSDSGSNHHPKSCHSHHPSAGPGLAPTAQKSKGTFTDDLHQLVDNWARDAIILSQCKRGPKPGTTGLDIMLPPANMGRKFSAPGHLCPTLPAPSSTHINPAIPSGPRKGSLGPAAQGFGYPSAPYSGAQWAGPTAPCQGSMLNPSPALAQYQPPAAAPPSLQQGYTMGPAAAPQKPVNPAGASNLRPT